The genomic DNA GCCGACCATGGGTCGGCGCTACCGACGTAAGCATGCCCGTCGGTTCCAAGGCCGCGGTAAACCTGTCGAAGGCGGCGCGGCCGGAGTGGGTTTGTAGGGGCGTTGGGCGCGATGGATGGCGCGAAACAAGGCCCGCATGGATGCGGTTGTTGCCGTACCCCGCCGACCCACTGCCCCGAGGATTTTGACGTTGACGGTGACGTTTACGTTCGGTTCGAAGCCCACGCGCAGCGCGAAAACCAAACCCCAGCGCTTGAACTGCGGCGCGCGGACCGCCATCTTGTAGGCACCTTTCCTGCAGTGCGCGAGCGACATGCCTACCTTGATCCTGTTGATGATTGTCGGCGCCGCGGGTTATGCCTTCTGGAACTCATCGCGCGCGGCCGCCGAGCGCGCCGGCGTGCTGGGTCGAAACGCGTGCAAGGCTGCCGACGTGCAATGGCTGGACCAGAGCGTGCATGCGATCGGCCTGAAAGTGGCGCGCGGTGACGATGGCAAGCTCTGCTTCGAGCGCACCTTCAAGTTCGAGTATTCCTACGATGGGATCGATCGCCACGTCGGGCGGATGGTGCTGCGCGGGGACGATCTGGTGTCCTTCAGCGGCCCCGGTGCGGCGCGGATCAGTGCGATCCGGCCGGATGTGGACGACGCCGAAGATGTCTGATGGGATGACGACCCAGGGTCGTCATCTGGCAGTGCGTGGCGTTACTTGACCACGCGCAACTGCGGACGACCACTCGGGCGCGGCGGCGGGGCATCGGGCGGCGTATCGTCATCCGACGAACCATCGGCCTCATCCGACACCTCGTGGAGCGGCACATCGTCCTCGGCCGCGTCCGCGCCGATCACGTCGTCAGGCAGCGCCATGCCCTGCCCCGTTTCCCGGGCATATACGGCAAGCACCGCACTGATGGGCACCAGCACCGCGTAGCTCACGCCGGAAAAGCGTGCAGAAAAGCTCACCGCCTCGTTGTCGATCAACAGCTTCACGACGGCGCGTTCGGCGATGTTGAGCACTACGCGACCGTCCTTGATGCTCGACGGCGGCACCTGTACGCCTGCCACCCCCGCATCCACCAGGATGTGCGGCGTCAGCGCGTTGTCGTTGATCCACTCCACCAATGCCCGTAGCAGGTACGGACGGTGGCTGGTCATCCGGAAGAATTCGTCAGTCATGTGTGAAGTGTACGCGCCCGCCCCCCTGCTTGGCACCGGGGGCCGACAGAGCGTTCGGCTGCCAGTCGAAAACGCGGAACGCCGGAAACCGGTAGCGCCGACCCACGGTCGGCGAGCACATCGGTAGCGCCGACCCGTCGTCGGCGAGCGCAGCGGCCGCGCGCGGTCCGGCAATCCGCCGAGCGTGGCTCGGCGCTACAGGAACCGCAGCACATCGGTAGCGCCGACCCATGGTCGGCGAGCGCAGCGGCCGCGCGCGGTCCGGCAGTCCGCCGAGCGTGGCGTGGCGCTACAGGAACCGCAGCACATCGGTAGCGTCGACCCGTGGTCGGCGAGCGCAGCGGCCGCGCGCGGTCCCGCAATCCGCCGAGCGTGGCTCGGCGCTACAGGAACCGCAGCACATCGGTAGCGCCGACCCATGGTCGGCGAGCGCAGCGGCCGAGTGCGGTCCGGCAATCCGCCGAGCGTGGCTCGGCGCTACAGAAACCGCAGCACATCGGTAGCGCCGACCCATGGTCGGCGAGCGCAGCGGCCGCGCGCGGTCCGGCAATCCGCCGAGCGTGGCTCGGCGCTACAGGAACCGCAGCACATCGGTAGCGCCGACCCATGGTCGGAGAGCGCAGCGGCCGCGCGCGGTCCGGCAATCCGCCGAGCGTGGCTCGGCGCTACAGGAACCGCAGCACATCGGTAGCGCCGACCCGTGGTCGGCGAGCGCAGCGGCCGCGCGTGGTCCAGCAATCCGCCGAGCGTGGCTCGGCGCTACAAGGGGGATGCGCGGTATCGATCAGCTGGGCAGATCGCGCAGCTTCTTTTCCTGATCGGTCAGGCTGCGGATGAAACCGGGATGGCGGAAAATGCGATTGCCGTAGTCCTCGATCGCCTTGCCATCCTTCGGCAACGGAATATCCAGTGCCTGCAGGCGCCAGATGATCGGTGCGATCGCGCAGTCGGCCAGGCTCATTTCCTGGTTGAGGAAGAACTTGCTCGCCTTGAACAACGGCAC from Stenotrophomonas sp. 169 includes the following:
- a CDS encoding DUF3301 domain-containing protein, whose protein sequence is MPTLILLMIVGAAGYAFWNSSRAAAERAGVLGRNACKAADVQWLDQSVHAIGLKVARGDDGKLCFERTFKFEYSYDGIDRHVGRMVLRGDDLVSFSGPGAARISAIRPDVDDAEDV
- a CDS encoding ClpXP protease specificity-enhancing factor, whose amino-acid sequence is MTDEFFRMTSHRPYLLRALVEWINDNALTPHILVDAGVAGVQVPPSSIKDGRVVLNIAERAVVKLLIDNEAVSFSARFSGVSYAVLVPISAVLAVYARETGQGMALPDDVIGADAAEDDVPLHEVSDEADGSSDDDTPPDAPPPRPSGRPQLRVVK